The following coding sequences lie in one Timaviella obliquedivisa GSE-PSE-MK23-08B genomic window:
- a CDS encoding branched-chain amino acid ABC transporter permease, with translation MDFANFLQQFLNGLSIGSVYAIFALGYTLVFSILGIINFAHGAVFTLGAYFTYLLTGGAVGANGLLANWALPFQLPFAIALFLGSVLAGLTAIAVEHLAFRPLRRQGADPLLTLVSSLGAALVIVNVIQYLVGAEIYTFPDNTYGNLPTAINFGSTARPIMMRTVQIVIFGVSAVMVAILTCFMRYTKLGKALQAVAEDATTASLLGINTEQLITLTFFVSGFLGGMAGALVGSSVSIAAGPYFGIAYGLKGLGVIVLGGLGNIPGSVIGGLLIGLAEAFVPADYSGYKEAIAFTLLFVMLLVRPQGLLGRAVIQKV, from the coding sequence ATGGATTTTGCAAATTTTCTTCAGCAGTTTCTCAATGGGTTATCGATCGGGAGCGTTTACGCTATTTTTGCCTTGGGTTATACGTTGGTATTTTCTATTTTGGGCATTATCAACTTTGCGCATGGGGCGGTGTTTACGCTGGGTGCTTATTTTACGTATCTGCTGACAGGAGGTGCCGTTGGAGCAAATGGACTATTGGCAAACTGGGCGCTACCGTTTCAGTTGCCCTTTGCGATCGCCCTTTTTCTGGGCAGCGTTCTAGCCGGGTTAACCGCGATCGCAGTTGAACATCTGGCGTTCCGTCCGCTCCGGAGGCAGGGGGCTGATCCATTGCTAACCCTGGTTTCTAGCCTGGGGGCAGCGTTGGTCATTGTCAATGTGATTCAGTATTTGGTAGGGGCAGAAATCTATACCTTTCCAGATAATACGTACGGTAATTTGCCGACCGCCATTAACTTCGGTTCGACAGCTCGACCGATTATGATGCGGACGGTGCAGATTGTAATTTTTGGGGTGTCGGCAGTGATGGTGGCAATTTTGACCTGCTTCATGCGCTACACCAAGCTGGGAAAGGCGTTGCAAGCAGTAGCGGAAGATGCGACAACGGCGAGTTTGCTGGGCATTAATACAGAGCAGTTAATTACACTGACGTTTTTTGTGAGCGGGTTTTTGGGCGGTATGGCGGGGGCGTTGGTGGGTTCTAGTGTGAGCATTGCGGCGGGCCCTTACTTTGGAATTGCCTATGGGTTGAAGGGCTTGGGAGTGATTGTACTGGGAGGGCTAGGGAACATTCCAGGCTCTGTTATCGGGGGGTTGTTAATTGGGTTAGCAGAGGCGTTCGTGCCTGCCGATTATTCGGGGTACAAGGAGGCGATCGCCTTTACTTTACTCTTCGTCATGCTATTGGTGCGTCCTCAAGGGTTATTAGGTCGAGCGGTTATTCAAAAAGTGTAG
- a CDS encoding ABC transporter substrate-binding protein — protein sequence MFPKKSVTQVLISLCTFALVVACTQSNNSVTSNSPAASTGASPGTAISIGIAVAQTSNVALLGQEQVIGAKIAETYFNQQGGVNGTPIKLMIQDTAGDEQGAINAFNTLITKDQVVGIVGPTLSQQAFGADPIADRAKVPVLAPSNTAKGIPQIGDYVARVSAPVAVVAPNAVKTALKLDPKIKNVAVFFAQNDAFSKSETETFQQTVKDQNLNLLTVQKFQTTDTDFQTQATNAMNLKPDLIIISGLAADGGNLVKQLRELGYKGSIIGGNGLNTSNVFSVCKQHCDGVLIAQAYSPELPSEINKAFRDAYKAQNKKEPPQFSAQAFTGVQVFVEALRAVDSQTKLNTLAIAPLRTALNQQILAGKYDTPLGAISFTPEGEVNQTQFYVAQIKMDQDGNNGRFEFLN from the coding sequence ATGTTCCCCAAAAAAAGCGTGACTCAAGTTTTAATCTCGCTGTGTACGTTTGCGTTAGTGGTGGCTTGTACACAATCTAACAATTCTGTTACTTCTAATAGCCCTGCTGCTTCAACAGGAGCATCTCCTGGGACTGCAATTTCCATTGGCATTGCTGTAGCTCAAACCAGTAACGTGGCGTTGTTGGGGCAAGAGCAAGTGATTGGTGCAAAAATTGCTGAGACATATTTTAATCAGCAAGGGGGCGTGAATGGTACGCCGATCAAGCTGATGATTCAAGACACCGCTGGAGATGAACAGGGCGCTATCAATGCATTTAATACGCTAATCACAAAAGATCAGGTTGTGGGAATTGTTGGCCCAACCCTTTCGCAGCAAGCTTTTGGAGCAGACCCGATCGCCGATCGCGCTAAGGTTCCGGTGCTGGCTCCTTCTAACACGGCAAAGGGCATTCCTCAGATTGGCGATTATGTTGCCCGAGTCTCGGCTCCGGTGGCGGTTGTTGCTCCTAATGCAGTGAAGACTGCGCTGAAGCTTGATCCAAAGATTAAAAATGTCGCAGTATTTTTTGCACAGAATGATGCATTTAGTAAATCTGAAACAGAAACATTTCAGCAAACAGTGAAGGATCAGAATTTAAATTTGTTGACGGTGCAGAAGTTCCAAACGACGGATACAGATTTTCAGACGCAGGCGACGAATGCCATGAATTTGAAGCCAGATCTAATTATTATTTCGGGGTTGGCGGCTGATGGTGGAAACTTGGTAAAGCAACTGCGGGAACTGGGTTACAAAGGTTCAATTATCGGAGGCAATGGGCTTAATACTTCTAATGTTTTTTCGGTTTGTAAGCAGCACTGTGATGGAGTGTTGATTGCTCAAGCGTATAGCCCTGAGTTGCCCAGTGAGATTAATAAGGCGTTCCGAGATGCCTACAAAGCTCAGAATAAAAAGGAGCCGCCCCAGTTTAGTGCGCAGGCTTTTACGGGGGTTCAGGTATTTGTCGAAGCGTTGAGAGCAGTGGATAGTCAAACGAAGTTGAATACACTGGCGATCGCGCCTCTGCGGACTGCATTAAACCAGCAGATTTTAGCGGGTAAATATGACACACCATTGGGCGCAATTTCTTTTACGCCAGAGGGAGAGGTTAACCAAACCCAGTTTTATGTCGCTCAGATCAAAATGGATCAGGATGGTAACAACGGTCGGTTTGAGTTTCTGAACTAA
- a CDS encoding AmpG family muropeptide MFS transporter produces the protein MAALLMLGFASGLPLYLTDKTLQAWLTVEGVDLKSIGLFSLVALPYSLKFLWSPFLDRFIPPFLGRRRGWLVIAQVLLVIAIAAMAFQNPQQGLRAIAINAIVIAFFSATQDIAADAYRTDVLDKPELGAGAAVFVLGYRIALLLTGALALRLADQMPWNSVYLILAGIMSISVLYSIFAPEPVLREPPPTTLQEIFIDPFREFFQRSGLVRGAMILLFIVLYKLGDVLVSKMSTTFLLKTGFSQTTIGDIQGGMGLIATIVGTLVGGALLSRWGINRSLWVFGGLQAISNLAYYILAQLGQNYPVLVLAVNIENFCGGLGTAAFLGFLMSLCNQRFSATQFALLSSLLAVSRDILGASAGQIAEATGAETTGWSPFFLISILAAIPGLLLLPIFAPWNDPPDPLPRPGMDS, from the coding sequence ATGGCTGCCCTCCTTATGTTGGGTTTCGCCTCCGGTTTACCGCTATACCTCACCGACAAAACGCTTCAGGCTTGGTTGACTGTAGAAGGCGTAGATCTCAAGTCGATCGGACTGTTTAGCCTGGTTGCCCTTCCCTATTCTCTTAAGTTTCTGTGGTCGCCCTTCCTCGATCGCTTCATTCCTCCTTTTTTAGGACGAAGACGAGGTTGGCTGGTGATTGCTCAAGTTCTGCTGGTGATCGCGATCGCGGCTATGGCGTTCCAAAACCCGCAGCAGGGACTACGGGCGATCGCTATTAATGCGATCGTCATTGCCTTCTTCAGCGCCACCCAAGACATTGCTGCTGATGCTTATCGCACCGACGTGTTAGACAAACCCGAACTGGGAGCCGGAGCCGCTGTTTTTGTCTTGGGCTACCGCATTGCTCTCCTGCTGACGGGGGCTTTAGCGCTCAGGCTAGCCGACCAAATGCCCTGGAACTCGGTTTATCTCATTCTTGCAGGCATCATGTCCATTAGCGTTCTTTACTCCATCTTTGCCCCAGAACCCGTTCTTCGGGAACCGCCACCCACAACCCTGCAAGAAATTTTCATCGATCCCTTTCGCGAGTTTTTTCAGCGATCGGGACTGGTGCGTGGCGCAATGATTCTTCTATTTATTGTGCTGTACAAGCTGGGCGACGTTCTCGTCAGCAAAATGTCTACAACGTTCTTGCTCAAAACTGGGTTTAGCCAAACCACTATTGGCGATATTCAGGGCGGCATGGGCTTAATCGCGACCATTGTCGGGACGCTAGTCGGTGGAGCTTTACTCAGTCGCTGGGGCATCAACCGATCGCTCTGGGTCTTTGGCGGGCTGCAAGCCATCAGCAATCTGGCGTATTACATCTTGGCGCAACTGGGGCAAAACTATCCTGTCCTTGTCCTTGCCGTCAACATCGAAAACTTTTGCGGCGGACTGGGCACAGCCGCTTTCCTGGGCTTTCTCATGAGTCTGTGCAACCAGCGCTTTTCCGCCACCCAGTTTGCCTTACTCTCCAGTCTACTTGCTGTCAGCCGCGACATCTTAGGAGCCTCAGCAGGACAAATTGCTGAAGCGACCGGAGCCGAAACAACAGGCTGGAGTCCGTTCTTCCTTATTAGCATTCTTGCCGCTATTCCGGGTCTCCTCCTCCTCCCCATCTTCGCTCCCTGGAACGATCCCCCAGATCCTTTACCACGCCCTGGAATGGATTCATAA
- a CDS encoding GNAT family N-acetyltransferase: protein MQRTYQELYPAHSFAHLSQTIEQYLSTETPLLWVEQTQQPVGCLWMGNATDQVQGDRHTYIFLLYVNPVHRRQGIGAALIQQAENLARQRGDRQIGLQVFQQNQPALNLYKKLGYEVQSLWMTKPL from the coding sequence ATGCAGCGAACTTATCAGGAACTTTACCCCGCTCACAGTTTTGCCCATCTTTCACAGACAATTGAGCAATATTTGTCAACTGAAACGCCGCTGCTATGGGTAGAGCAAACGCAGCAGCCAGTAGGGTGTTTGTGGATGGGCAACGCGACCGATCAGGTTCAAGGCGATCGCCACACTTACATTTTTTTGCTGTACGTCAATCCTGTGCACCGACGACAAGGCATTGGTGCAGCTTTAATTCAACAGGCAGAGAATTTAGCGAGGCAAAGGGGCGATCGGCAAATTGGGCTACAGGTCTTCCAACAAAACCAACCTGCCCTCAACCTCTATAAAAAGCTAGGCTATGAAGTCCAATCGCTATGGATGACTAAACCCCTTTAA
- a CDS encoding helix-turn-helix domain-containing protein: protein MPKRIIIEPHLTLEELEARYRRAKDSVERSHYQIIWLLAQGRPSEEVASITGYSRSWIYELVWGYNRVGPETLGDKRHDLPGAEPLLNEEQQQLLHQVVQSPPEEGGRWNGTKVASWMSQQLGRPINRQRGWEYLKLIRYRMQTPQAKPELGSKSKRVSTQNDRRVTGSRLRRVNTLEESKS from the coding sequence ATGCCCAAACGTATTATTATCGAACCACATCTTACCCTTGAAGAATTAGAGGCTCGTTATCGTCGGGCAAAAGACTCTGTGGAACGCAGCCACTATCAAATTATTTGGCTGCTGGCTCAAGGTAGACCTAGCGAAGAAGTTGCTTCCATTACAGGTTATAGCCGTAGCTGGATCTACGAACTGGTCTGGGGCTACAACCGCGTTGGGCCCGAAACGTTGGGCGACAAACGGCACGATCTTCCGGGTGCTGAACCACTCTTAAATGAGGAGCAACAGCAGCTTTTGCACCAAGTTGTCCAGTCTCCGCCCGAGGAAGGGGGGCGCTGGAATGGCACGAAGGTCGCAAGCTGGATGAGCCAACAACTGGGTCGTCCAATTAATCGGCAGCGAGGGTGGGAATATTTGAAGCTAATTCGATATCGAATGCAAACCCCCCAAGCGAAGCCGGAGTTGGGCTCGAAGTCAAAGCGGGTTTCTACACAGAACGATCGCCGGGTAACAGGTTCGCGATTGCGGCGGGTGAATACTCTAGAGGAGTCTAAATCCTAA
- a CDS encoding DUF3288 family protein, with translation MSSAPDISKVQQSSKDQQHPQWGSDRQSVSSLLTGEPTDYNLAELARLRIRYNGFPGARDIQSDLDKILKLWSFTESELFARTRKIHEAAEVYKGRGGKREDWS, from the coding sequence ATGTCCTCAGCGCCAGATATATCTAAAGTTCAGCAGTCTAGCAAAGATCAACAGCATCCTCAGTGGGGAAGCGATCGCCAGTCTGTTAGTAGCCTTCTCACTGGCGAACCCACCGACTATAACCTGGCAGAACTTGCCCGCCTCCGCATTCGCTACAATGGCTTTCCTGGCGCACGCGACATTCAATCTGACCTAGATAAAATTCTGAAGCTTTGGAGTTTTACCGAGTCTGAACTCTTCGCCAGAACTCGTAAAATTCACGAAGCTGCCGAAGTTTACAAAGGGCGGGGAGGCAAGCGCGAAGATTGGAGCTAA
- a CDS encoding MgtC/SapB family protein, with the protein MTVLQADWLTILIRLSLAILAGALIGLERELDDKPAGLRTHMLVSLGAAVFVLVGIQIGTVEASADSISRIIQGITAGIGFLGAGEIINQVKQSGEVKVQGLTSAAAIWVSASLGVAAGCGLWAIALFGAIATLIILRVAKKLEGKIKCDRK; encoded by the coding sequence ATGACTGTTTTACAAGCCGACTGGCTAACCATCCTGATTCGCCTCAGCCTCGCCATTTTGGCTGGCGCGCTCATTGGCTTGGAGCGGGAGCTTGACGATAAGCCTGCCGGACTCCGCACCCATATGCTAGTGAGCCTCGGAGCCGCTGTTTTTGTTCTAGTCGGTATTCAAATTGGCACAGTGGAAGCAAGCGCTGATTCGATTAGTCGGATTATCCAAGGCATTACCGCAGGCATTGGTTTTCTAGGTGCTGGCGAAATTATTAACCAAGTGAAGCAGTCGGGCGAGGTTAAGGTGCAGGGGCTAACCTCGGCGGCGGCAATTTGGGTTTCTGCTTCATTAGGGGTTGCGGCAGGCTGCGGGCTCTGGGCGATCGCGTTATTTGGAGCGATCGCGACTCTCATCATTCTTCGCGTTGCTAAAAAGCTGGAAGGAAAGATTAAGTGCGATCGAAAGTAA
- a CDS encoding RMD1 family protein, whose product MQKILFTHQDSVSVRALFLGGSLDLKSLERTSHLATLPLVVSAGDRGCAVLFRYGAAVLFGLNEVEEVSFLSYLTPLVSEPFATPETEAAVLMLDAAAGKVENGVIGLREFAIDQFQIVADVLAKSVVLAHYEMGTARIFDQIEPFAEGLQRTTRDERWGKELLRQLGRALAIQHKIVGRVEIIDKPELLWDVPDLERIYLRLEDEYEIRERQVALERKLDLISRTAETALNLLQHNTGLRVEWYVVILIVVEIMLSLYELFLKT is encoded by the coding sequence ATGCAGAAAATTCTATTTACACATCAAGACAGTGTGAGCGTGCGCGCGCTTTTTTTGGGAGGTAGTCTAGATCTCAAGTCTCTTGAAAGAACCAGTCATTTGGCAACGCTGCCGCTAGTGGTAAGTGCGGGCGATCGGGGCTGTGCAGTGTTGTTTCGGTATGGGGCGGCGGTGCTGTTTGGTTTAAATGAAGTGGAGGAAGTTTCTTTTCTGAGCTATCTCACGCCTTTAGTGTCAGAGCCTTTTGCCACTCCAGAAACCGAAGCGGCGGTACTGATGTTGGACGCTGCTGCCGGAAAAGTGGAGAATGGCGTGATTGGGCTGCGAGAGTTTGCTATTGATCAGTTTCAAATTGTGGCAGATGTGTTGGCGAAAAGCGTCGTTTTAGCGCATTACGAGATGGGCACTGCCCGCATTTTTGATCAGATTGAACCTTTTGCAGAAGGGCTGCAACGCACAACCCGCGATGAACGATGGGGCAAGGAGTTGCTACGCCAGTTGGGTCGGGCGTTGGCAATTCAGCACAAAATTGTGGGTCGGGTAGAAATTATTGATAAGCCGGAGTTACTGTGGGACGTGCCAGATTTGGAGCGCATCTATCTACGGCTAGAAGATGAGTATGAGATTCGAGAGCGGCAAGTGGCGCTGGAACGAAAGCTGGATTTGATTTCGCGGACGGCAGAAACAGCGTTGAATTTGCTGCAACACAACACGGGGCTGCGGGTAGAGTGGTACGTCGTGATTTTGATTGTGGTAGAGATTATGCTGTCGTTGTATGAATTGTTTTTAAAGACCTAA
- the crcB gene encoding fluoride efflux transporter CrcB: MLLDPAIRSPIAISLGAIAGALSRYYITQWSIHQFGTHFPYGTFLINLTGCLGMGFFITLAIEKSLPSDLRLLVSTGFLGAYTTFSTYGLDTIALLNSGKVSLAGLYGTSSAVLGILCVQLGVMLANLGK, from the coding sequence ATGCTGCTAGATCCTGCTATTCGATCGCCCATCGCTATTAGTTTAGGCGCAATTGCTGGGGCACTCAGTCGCTACTACATCACCCAGTGGTCGATCCACCAATTCGGCACCCACTTTCCTTACGGCACCTTTTTGATCAACCTCACAGGCTGTCTGGGCATGGGCTTTTTTATCACATTGGCGATCGAAAAATCTCTTCCCTCGGATCTGCGTCTTCTAGTCAGCACAGGGTTTCTGGGTGCATACACCACCTTTTCCACCTATGGACTTGACACAATCGCTCTTCTCAATAGTGGCAAAGTCAGTCTGGCTGGATTGTACGGGACAAGTAGTGCTGTCTTGGGGATTTTGTGCGTTCAGTTAGGGGTCATGCTGGCAAACCTTGGCAAATAA
- a CDS encoding DUF3148 domain-containing protein has product MSEVKEFSVGDRVILISLPPYVKTADPMPMLRPPNVLTLGESGVVMDRRPGGYWGVKFSRGIFLMESQYLDRTKD; this is encoded by the coding sequence ATGTCTGAAGTCAAAGAATTTTCAGTGGGCGATCGCGTTATTCTCATTTCTCTGCCGCCTTACGTCAAAACTGCCGATCCGATGCCAATGTTGCGTCCTCCCAATGTGCTGACTCTAGGAGAGAGCGGTGTTGTCATGGATCGTCGTCCGGGCGGATATTGGGGCGTGAAGTTTTCTAGGGGGATATTTTTAATGGAAAGCCAGTATTTGGATAGGACGAAGGACTAA
- a CDS encoding VOC family protein encodes MISGDNQTAQVLMPGMLRRVHHVALHVKDMDASRHFYGVVLGLRELTAEEVPSTLKLLFESGKVANFITPDGTILDLFWKPDLLPPDADPGREFTRAGHLAFDIEPQMFEQAVEVIRQNQIPIDHGPVSRPTGRGVYFYDPDGFLVEIRCDPWDLVD; translated from the coding sequence ATGATTTCTGGTGATAATCAAACTGCTCAAGTGTTGATGCCGGGAATGCTGCGGCGAGTTCACCATGTAGCGCTGCATGTGAAGGACATGGATGCTTCGCGTCATTTTTATGGAGTGGTTTTGGGGTTGCGGGAACTGACGGCAGAAGAAGTCCCTTCAACGCTGAAGCTGTTATTTGAGTCGGGAAAAGTGGCGAATTTCATCACGCCTGATGGAACGATTTTGGATTTGTTTTGGAAGCCAGATTTACTGCCGCCTGATGCTGATCCGGGGCGAGAGTTCACGCGCGCCGGGCATTTAGCATTTGATATTGAGCCACAGATGTTTGAACAAGCGGTAGAGGTGATTCGTCAAAATCAGATTCCTATTGATCATGGGCCTGTGAGCCGCCCAACAGGACGAGGAGTTTATTTTTATGACCCAGATGGGTTTTTGGTTGAAATTCGGTGCGATCCGTGGGATCTAGTTGATTAG
- a CDS encoding pentapeptide repeat-containing protein, protein MQAQEILNLYRAGKTDFRGEKLTGVNLSRADLIGINLANADLHSANLIWAYLNRAKLGKANLATAKLSGANFSQADLVGANLQDADLHGTTFQGADLRSANLTLANLLDANLIEADLRNTNLAGANLTGACLRGANLREENQGYSVNLRGATLRKADLRGANLTGADLAKVDLRGANLSEATLRGADLRGADLSEANLKGAFLTEANLTHARLRGANLTNTKFERANLVEADLTAANLRGAMLPDAKLGKAHLVRADLTACSLVRADLSRANLWEAILQEANLTDAYLARANLMDADLTHASLIRAEMSSANLAGTIFLRTMMPDGRIRE, encoded by the coding sequence ATGCAAGCACAAGAAATTCTGAACCTTTACAGAGCAGGCAAGACCGACTTTAGGGGAGAAAAATTAACAGGGGTAAACCTGTCGAGGGCTGACTTAATTGGTATTAATTTAGCAAACGCAGATTTGCACAGCGCCAATTTAATCTGGGCTTATCTCAATCGGGCAAAGCTGGGCAAAGCCAACTTGGCAACCGCTAAATTGAGCGGCGCAAACTTTAGTCAGGCAGACTTAGTGGGTGCCAATTTGCAAGATGCAGATCTGCATGGGACAACGTTTCAGGGCGCAGATTTACGGAGTGCTAACTTGACCCTAGCAAATTTGTTGGATGCTAATTTGATTGAGGCAGACTTGCGCAATACCAACCTGGCAGGCGCAAACCTCACAGGAGCCTGCTTACGAGGTGCAAACCTGCGAGAGGAAAACCAGGGGTACAGCGTTAATTTGCGCGGGGCAACGTTGCGCAAGGCAGATCTACGCGGGGCAAACCTGACTGGGGCAGATTTGGCAAAGGTAGACTTACGAGGAGCCAACTTAAGTGAAGCAACGCTACGAGGCGCAGATTTGCGAGGCGCAGATTTGAGTGAGGCTAACTTGAAGGGGGCGTTCTTAACAGAAGCGAATTTGACCCATGCCAGGTTGCGCGGAGCAAATTTGACGAACACTAAGTTTGAACGGGCGAACTTGGTGGAGGCAGACCTGACGGCGGCAAATCTACGGGGGGCAATGTTGCCGGATGCAAAGCTGGGCAAGGCGCATTTAGTCCGGGCAGATTTGACGGCGTGCAGTTTGGTGCGGGCAGATTTGAGCCGAGCAAATTTGTGGGAGGCAATTTTGCAAGAGGCAAACCTAACAGATGCTTACTTGGCAAGGGCAAATTTGATGGATGCAGACTTGACCCATGCTAGCTTGATTCGGGCAGAGATGAGTAGCGCCAATTTAGCAGGGACGATTTTTCTGAGAACAATGATGCCAGACGGCAGGATTAGAGAGTAA
- a CDS encoding Uma2 family endonuclease, producing the protein MQLTVKDLEKLQELSPDYRMELVDGEVIVMSPSGYESEEITTRISSKLFEHVDKNRLGRVTGSNAGFILPNSDVRAPDVSFVLAQRLRTSPRGFAELAPDLMFEVKSPTDSLKKLREKIDSFLSQGTTVGILIHPEQRWIEIRRMGQDPVTLQDGDVLSIPDLLPGWEVRVDDLWSPEFDEVDEE; encoded by the coding sequence ATGCAACTCACTGTCAAAGACTTAGAGAAACTGCAAGAGCTAAGCCCTGACTATCGAATGGAATTAGTCGATGGGGAAGTGATTGTCATGAGTCCATCTGGCTACGAGTCAGAAGAAATAACAACTCGCATTTCTAGCAAGCTATTTGAGCACGTTGATAAGAACCGTTTAGGAAGAGTAACAGGTTCTAATGCGGGTTTTATCCTTCCGAATTCTGATGTGCGTGCCCCTGATGTTTCGTTTGTTTTGGCGCAACGACTGCGAACAAGCCCACGGGGTTTTGCCGAACTCGCTCCTGATTTAATGTTTGAGGTGAAGTCTCCAACTGACAGCCTTAAGAAACTACGTGAGAAAATTGATAGCTTCCTATCTCAAGGGACAACAGTTGGGATTTTGATTCACCCGGAGCAACGCTGGATTGAGATCCGCCGCATGGGTCAAGACCCTGTCACATTACAGGATGGGGATGTGCTGTCTATCCCTGACCTCTTACCAGGTTGGGAAGTTCGAGTGGATGATTTGTGGTCACCAGAGTTTGATGAAGTGGATGAAGAGTAG
- a CDS encoding DUF882 domain-containing protein: protein MITIQFVKSSFLRLQPKAISDLTEDYFCTVPKALMVGVKAYKPNVGLFIQVTFDRMFKGRNTWLVYSPDIKMEGLEPGNKPSDKNPTAKARGAIIVLPGNRSKFYGNQSILPGGNFTWGEATHGGTRQVQDVAVIEGIIRIAKSLELVREKLGNAPIKINSWYRDPRTNASVGGASQSRHMWGDAVDFVIDGVSPYDIYDRLSPWWGDRGGLASSSVFTHLDARGYEARWDYGF, encoded by the coding sequence ATGATCACAATCCAATTTGTCAAAAGTTCCTTCCTTCGGCTCCAGCCTAAAGCTATTAGTGATCTGACAGAGGATTATTTCTGCACTGTTCCGAAAGCGTTAATGGTTGGAGTTAAAGCCTATAAACCTAATGTGGGTCTATTTATTCAAGTTACTTTCGATCGCATGTTTAAGGGGAGAAATACCTGGTTAGTCTATTCACCTGACATAAAAATGGAAGGGTTAGAACCTGGCAATAAACCCAGTGATAAGAATCCAACTGCGAAGGCAAGGGGAGCTATTATCGTTCTCCCTGGTAACAGGTCTAAATTCTATGGGAATCAATCAATCCTTCCCGGTGGGAATTTCACATGGGGAGAAGCGACACACGGGGGGACTAGGCAAGTCCAAGACGTGGCAGTCATTGAGGGCATCATTCGGATCGCCAAATCTCTAGAACTTGTGAGAGAAAAGTTAGGCAATGCTCCCATAAAAATTAATTCTTGGTACAGAGATCCTAGAACTAATGCATCGGTAGGGGGGGCTTCCCAGTCTCGCCACATGTGGGGGGATGCCGTTGATTTTGTGATAGATGGGGTCAGCCCTTATGACATTTATGATAGGTTAAGCCCTTGGTGGGGCGATCGAGGCGGGCTGGCTAGTTCATCTGTTTTTACCCATCTTGATGCACGGGGCTACGAAGCAAGATGGGACTATGGATTTTAA